The Aspergillus fumigatus Af293 chromosome 3, whole genome shotgun sequence region GGAAGCCGCTTTTGCGCGTCCAGCGGGCTCAATCCTTGTAGGTTGTCCGACAACAGGCACGCCACGGCAACAAATCGGATGGTCGGCTCAGAGTTGAGGACGTGTAAAACAATGCACGCTGGGCAGCGCTCTGTCTGGTACCAGTCGTGCTCCTCCCTGAGGATGCATTGTAGCCAGGCGTAGGCGCTGCGTGCTTCTCCCCGAAAAGCACGTTCGCAGTCCGTCGATTTGATCCCGGGTAACGCGCTGGTCGCAATCCGGGAAGCTtgatggtggaggaggaacaaGGGGAGAAGAATGGTGTGGATGATATCCCGATGGAGACGAAActcctcctgatcctgctTGGAACAAGAGCGACGGTGCAATGAACAGAAGCTGTAACCGTCCAAGTGTCAGATTGAATCACAGATATATGTCATTCCGGATGATCATACCTAGGAGCATCCATTCCTATCTCTTGGCGTCTCAGGTGGTCCCTGACCGCTTTGAAAGCATCGTTGCGATTCAGCTTCTCCGAATGCTTGTTCGAGATCCGAAACGGTGACACAATCGGGTTGTTCGACATGTCTGTGATACAGTGCGCTTATCCTCAAGCCACGAGTCCGTCGTTTCGAGCAGATAATATGATCTCAGGTGATGGACGCGgtagctgctgctgccagaGAGGGGCTTGCAGCGGCCTGAATGAGGTACCCACGAAATAAGTACACAATCAACAGTATACTGTATTGGTGACGTCGGTCGCCAGTAATGTAGGCGCTACAAATCCCGACCAATCAAGCGATACGGAGGCAGACAGAGCGAATAGAGAGTCGAGAGCACGGCGATACACAGAGGAAGACCCACGGATTGCATGGTCCAGTTtcaaggaaagggaaaatggTTCAAGTCCGAAGCTTCTGGGAGCTTGACAATGAAGGGCGAGCAAAGCAGTTTAAAGTTCGATGTATGACGGAAACAATAACAGTGATAGATTGTTCgagaaaaggaggagcagaggagaagatgaaactatgtacggagtataatTGACCTTTCAATTAATTTTCGCAATTGTGAGGGCGTGAAGTTGTTTTTTTAAGGAGTCAAATAAGGAGGAAATCCGGATGCGGACAAGGGTCTTGAAAGGGACGTCTTCCACGCAAGCTGCAATGTCGATCGTCAATAAATCGGAAATGAAGTCAGAAACGGATGAAGGGTAACCTGAAACTAGTCGCATAATCAATGCTACACCAAGAGCGACCAGGGGAAAGGGATCCCTTTTTGTGTCTTTGCTAGTAGTAGGAAGAAGACGTCAACCGGGCGGGGGAGAACCTCCTATTGATAACTTCTACTACACTGTATGAAATAAATGTTTCTCTGCCCTCTTCTCCCCTTTGCACAGATCTCAAACATCCAAACCAACTGTCATTTTCGTCAGCATTTTGCAACCCAACCAGCAGACACCACCTTGGAAGCAGCCAAAGAGATAATGGGGCTGATGGGATCTGCTGTGTGTGGTGGACCCGACACGTATAATAGCCCGTGGTCTCGATCACTGCCAAGAGAATACAAATTAATTGTCTCCAACGCCATCCGAAGAAACGGTTGGTTCTCATGCGATGATGTTATCAAGCTAAGGTCATCTGTCTCAAAGCCGGAAGCCACCATCAAAGTAAGTTTACAGTCTGGACGGAGGATGGCGATATCTGGTGTAttgagaaagaggaggaaaaggggcTGTTGCTGATAACTTATCAATGAGGATTGAGCATGGCCGAGGGGCAATGCATGAATTCTGATTAAACCAGGGTCTGTCCGCCGCCGATCTCATCACAACAGGAATGAAACAGTTAGAATCTAAGCTGATCTCTTCCGAACAAGGGATGTAATCTTGTTGATCTAACAGCCTAGCCGAAGAAAGTTGTGCTAACGGAGTCCTCCGTGCTGTACTCCAGACTACAGAGGACAATTGAAGCCTCGAACCACGACCCCAGAGCAAACCAAGCAAGTGTCATCTGGTAATTCGTTGCTTGTGCTGGAAAATTGACCgtgctgctgttgctgactACTTCGTTCATCACCAACTGAATCGTCACTTGTCAAGTGCTTGCATTCAGTGCAAAAAAGTGAAGTTTAGaatactctgtagatttCTTCACGAGTTCTCCGTTCCTGTAGAAAGCACCGAAGACTTTGCCGGTCAGCAAACTCGAGAATAAGATCGTGTTAGTTTTCAATGTAACTTCAAACTTGTCTTTCTATCTGCATGAGACAGTAGTCGGGCACATCTGTCGTACTACTAGCAGTAAATGCTATTTGATCGAGCGCATTGAGGACCGTGAGGGGTTACATGTAAGGTAGCCTGAGTTGTCGGGCATCAACTAATCATGCTTTGGAGCAATTTCTGCCTCAGGTATCAAAGGTCACGATAACCTCAAATAGTTAAATCCCATCAACACAAGCTCTGTATGGACTATATCAGGATCATTCTGCCTTCGCATCTGGTTAGACCCGCTAAGTACCTGATTTCCACGTACGAATCCACTGCTACCAATTGCCCTCCTTTGTGATGCTTCCACATCCTTTGTATTCGATGTCTCATGACTCTCCCTGGTTCTCCCCTCCCTACATTCCTTCCCCGGCCTACATGGTGTCGTTTCCATGATCCCAGCCATGTCAATATGCTTCAAAAGCGCGCCAACTTCTTCATTCCATCAGGGGCTGACAAGCAATGCCATTGACGTCATTTTCCCTTGTTTGTCCCCTTCACTGAAGTAACAAGATTCGAGCGAGGAAATCAGGACGCTGAAGACTTCCTTAAGGAACATATATCAAGGATGGGTCTCACATCTATCTACATTGCTCGCTGGAAGCAATGCGACATTTCAGTTTCCATCTCAGTGAGACCTGTTGTCTTAGCTCCTTCCTTAGCGGCTGTTTGACTGCCAAATCAGGGAAGTGACTTGGGCTCTTTCCAAGTCGTGTACTTGCTGTTTTAGTTTGATAGCTTCAAAGTGATCTGGAGCGTCTGccatcctttctctttcgTCCTTTTCTCATTCCACTTATCTGAATCCCACCGATATATCCTCCCAGTCTGCAGTTATTAAAACATCATACCCATCTGTGAGCATAATCTATCAAACGGGTTCCATCTTCAGAGAGCATTTAATATGCTTCGCTCCTCGCTTACTTTGACCGCGGTCTCGTTGCTGCTGGGAGGCTTCTCCCCCGTGGCTGTTGAGGCTGTTCGGACAATTTCAGCTGTTGGTTCCCGCTTTTTTTACGAAGACGGTACCCAGTACTTCTTGAAAGGTGCGAGTTCATCTCCCCTCAGCCTCTCAGGCAATTCTACTGACAAAATACTCTTGTTACAGGCATCGCGTATCAGCTCGTTCCCGATGATCCACTCATCAACACGGAACAATGCACTCGCGACGTTAAGCTCATGGCCGAACTGGGGGCCAACGCCATCCGCGTCTACCATGTCGATCCCCATGCCAATCACGACGGCTGCATGAAAGTTCTGGCAGATGCCGGCATCTACCTGTTCGTTGATCTCGACACTTTTGACACACAGATCGAGCAGGTCAGTTCTCATTGCAGGATACATATTCTTCCACCAGCTGGTCCCTGACTGACTCGAGCAATAGACTGATCCTCACTGGAATGAAACCCAGTATGACCGGTTCAAGCAGGTCTTGGACGAGTTTCAAAAGTATGAGAATACAGCGGGTGTGTTCGTTGGAAATGAGGTCCTCACCACAAAGGAGGGCTCAGCCGCTGCTCCCTATGTGCTGGCTGCGGCTCGAGATATCAAAGCGTACCGCGATGCGCAGAACTATCGAAACATTCCTGTGGGTTACTCTGCAGCGGATATCGCGGAGCTGCGTCCCATGTTGCAGAATTTTCTGGCCTGCGCGGAAAACCCTAGTGATCGCTTAGACTTCTTCGCACTAAATGCCTACGAGTGGTGTGGAGATTCCGGGTATGTTCAGTCTGGCTATAGAGAGCTTCAGAGAAACGCAAGTGGCTATCCGatccccatcttcttctccgagACTGGCTGCAACGCTGCACGGCCTAGAACCTTTGATGACCAAGCAGCCATTTTCGGTGAACATATGTCGGATACCTGGTCCGGCTCTATGGTCTACGAGTGGATCCAGGAGGTCAACGACTACGGTTTGGTCAGTTATGGCCCTCCTGCGCCGAATGCTCCTCCAACAGACACTCTTGTTTATGATGGCTTCACTCGCAAAGGTGTTCCGACTCCCGTGTCTCCTGACTTCCACAACCTCAAGACCCAATGGGCTACCCTTTCACCCACTGGCGTCGCCTTGTCTGACTATGTTCAATCCACCTCTACTATTAGTCCCCCGGAGTGCCCTGCCTACACATCTGGGGCTTGGGAGGTCGATCCCAGCTCTCCGCTGCCCACTCTGGGCCAGACGCAGACGAACTCTGGCCCCACATACCAGGTCACTAATGTAAGCGGTTCTGGAAATCTGCCAGTCCTCAGCGCCACAGCTACCAGGTCGACATCCTCGACCCCGACACAAGTGCTCCATAGCGGTGCTGCCAgtcccctttctcttccacgGATCGTTGGCTCGAAATATATCGCGAGCGCATCCGTGTCGGTCGGGTTTGTGATTGGTATGGTTGCTGTGTTTCTATGACATATGACTACGAAGTGTTTTTGAGGCCTTGATGGCGTCTATTCCCTTATTGTCATGtcctcttttctctcatgTGGTTATTGGCTGTCTAGACGGCTATCATACGTTACTTTGTAACAACATAAGCGCAGATCAGCGATTGTCGACGATAAAATGAATTCCAGCTTCTGGTCGTTCATGATCACTCATATTTGTTGATCTCTCTTGTTTCACTCCCGCTATCAGAACATCGTAATACCTGGCGAACCAAAGATGGCTAGAGACGTTATGATTCGGTATAGTCACAGAGAAAGCTATAACATTCCATGTCATGAACATTGACGCTCGTTCATCTCAGACGGTTGGAACCAACTAAGAACCCAGGCGTGAGACAGACACAAAAGGCCCCAATCAAACACTACTCTGGCGGCAAGGACTAGATAGTAATAATCGGATGGGTATACAAGAAATGACCTCCAGAGCATCCTGCTTGAGGATAATTAAGCTttattaaaaaaaaagaaaaaaaaaaaaaaagagggagGGAGAGAGGGGGGGAGATGAAAATAAGTCCGCTCAGCTACAGGGCATACCCATAGGCGGATGGGAGGTATGTCAGGGAAACCATAGCGCGCTTAGGAGTAGATGCCTTGAGCTTCGCTCGGCCATAAAGATGTAATGAAGAGTAGCTGTGAGTGAAACTCTTTCAATCAGTAATTGCAATTCCGTAGCCTAGAACAGAATCCTGGGAGGGAGCCGGTCTCAAGGGTCCGTCTGGTCGCATTGGCCAGGGGAGCCTtagtgatgaagaggaaggtGTGTATTCGCTGCTTTCCTGGTCGGAGTCGTCGTCGCTGTATGTGTAGGTGTCTGTCCAGTCTACGTAACCCGCATAGCTGGCTACTGATGGAGATGGGGAAGGGTGTCGCGAGACATCGGGTGGTAGTGTCGAGTGATGAGGGGAGTCTGTCCGTTGCTCTGCTGGTTCGGAAGGGCATGGTGTGATGGTGAGTTTGGGGTGGGTTGGAGTAGGGGCGGTAGTCTCCGACTCTGAGAGTTCGTGCTGTGGGATGATCTGCGTCTTGGATGCTTCGGCGGCGTGGATGTACAACTTGGATGTGCAGTGCAGAGCAACCGATTCTTCTATCTGGCGCAGGATGGCGCCGAAGCGGCTTTCCACGCGCGTGGCCGAGGGCCGGTTGCCCGGGTCCTTGTCCAACATGCTGCGGACTACGGCAAGCATTGGCTCCACAGCGCGGAAGACAGGATCCTTCCGTTTCCTCGCGTCGTGTTCCAGTAGGGCGATCCACGAACTTACTTGGCCGATATTCCGGTCCAGATGGAACGAGCAGTCCGCAACGCCTCCTCCGCGGCCGGCGGTCCTGTTCTTTGCGCCCCGGTGGTGCGCAAAGGCGGTAATCTTGCGCTTGCAGAGGTGCGTGAAAATGTCAAGGGTCACGGCTCCAAGAGAGAATATGTCCGATGCCTCGGGGTCTGTCTGTCGGGACTGCCAAGTCTGCACCACAGCGGTTTTCGATCGAGTGCCTGGGAGTCGAGCCGGGTCGAGGACCGTAGAAGAGGAGCTACTGGAGGAGCCGGAGGAGTTGGACGAGGTGATGGATGGAGTGTATAAGATAGGCCGCTTGACCGGGGTGACAACCCGCTTGCGAGCACTTCCACTGGACCcggaggacgatgaagacaGCGCGAAGGAGAACCGCGTCGGTGAATCGGGCAATCCTCCAATGCGAATGGCGGTGCCGTGGGAGGTGACGGACTCAGCTCGCGAACTCAGCGAATGGTCCACCGCGTCATCAGAACCCGGGCCTCTCGAGAACAGGGTCAGTCTTCCAGGGCGGGATGATGGCTGACGTCGACCCGTGCGACCACCAGATGGAAGAACTGTTCGAGTCGGGCCGGTATCCTGAACGGTAACGGCACGTACCCAGCGCTCCGGGGCTCCGTACTGATATGACTCGACGTCGTCTATCTTGGCAGGTGGCAGTAATGTATCGAGCGCCTCAAACTGGCCGAGGAAGATACGGTATTCCGAGTCAATTAGGACATTGGACGGCCGAATGGCGCCATGGACTTGGTTGTGAGCATGCAACCATGCCAGCCCATCAACTAAACAGTGCGGCCAGTTGATCAGGATCTCGCGGCGCCGATTCTTGGGCAGGCGTTTGAAAGGTTGGGGAACATCGGTGAGAAAGGACATCAGGGAACGATCGTATGTACCGGAAAACAGAATGCACATGGTATCATCAACAAAGTAAGAAGCGTAAATGGAAAAGACATGATCATGAGATAACCGTCGCAGGGACCGAATCTCATCCAGAACCTCCTGTTCTTCAAAGAAATGCGGCGCACCTCCGACGGTAACCTGGGTTCGCAGATATACCTGACAGACCGCGCCCGCCAGAACGACTTTCTCGATCCCTTCTCGTGCAAGCGCCGCCTCGTTGCGTATTAATTCGACCGGAACGCCTTCGTTCTCGGTATACTTGATATGATCACCTTGCTTGATCCCTCGGACGAGGAAACGCCACTGAGCATGGAAGAATTTGGCATCTAGCGTCGGATTCTTGTCGTCAAGGGAGAGCTTCAGACGCTCGACACTGTGGGCTGCAATTGGCAAGTCTGCGTCATCGAATGACTCGTCGAccagggagaagatgcgcTCAGGGATGCCGATGTCGACTAGGATCAAAAAGAGCCTGCCAGCCTTGTGCAGGATCCAGTCGAGATATGTCTCACTGGTAAGGCCCTCTCCCCAAGGTAAAGGTGCCACAAGGCGAGGCAAAAGATCGGACGGAAGATGACCAAAGACATACTCCGGACAGAGAGTGGCTTGGATTCGGTCTTCAGGCCACCAAAGGGACGTTGTTACCGACATTGTCGGCGCATGGCGAACCGGGCCGGCGAGTTAAAGAATCCCCAATGATGGGAAGGGTATTGATATACGATCAGAGAGAGGGATGGTGATATTGGTCGGGAATGTAGGAAGTCTAGACTATTAGAATGATGACCTGTAACACTACTCCGCAGCCATGCATAATGATTCTCCTTGCAGGTATCAGCGGGATTTTCAGCATCCAGTATATCTAACGGGGGGGGGGGCCAAGAAATGAGGGGTGTGGATTTATCTGGGAATAAAATGTTTTTCTAGAAGGAGATATCGGGAAATGTAATTGTAATTAAAGCAACCCAAAATGAACAACAGAACAATAACCTACTGGTTGACACGAGGCTTATCTTGCGCTCAGCAAGGGTACGTCAGGGCAGTATCGAGAGGCGCCAATAGTGGCAAGTCATGTTCAAGGCCGGCCATGGGTGCGAGGAAATGAACATGACAAATGAGGCAGGAGAGGTAAGTGAATGAATTTGTGTGGGATGTGATGCTTGGTGACTGAGAGGGAGCACCATGATTGATCCAAATGATCCATAGGAGTAATAGAACAAGAGACGAAAAAGCAAAGGTGGCCAAGGCTATAGATAGTCATCCAGACTTCGAACAAATGGCAAAGGTGTGGAGCCTGGGGAGAGATAACAATCCGAGCCGTACAGTGGGGAACTCCGGAGAATGATTCAAATAAGGATGGCTTGGGCCTATAGCCGACTGAATATAACCGGGATGTATATTAAATGGATAGGatttgacgaagaagatgatgaggagagagaggtcaagttgatggatgatgatgttggagaatGGGAAGTGATGGAGATACAAAAAGGCAACGTGATTTGCTGTTCAACACCAAGATTCCTGTATCTCCTCGGCGGTCTATGGCCGTCGATACTGAATGGATTGGATCATGGTCAGTATCCAGATTCAGAAGTACGCAGTATGTCTGTATCTTTCAACTCAGTAACACAGTCCACAAGCACGAAACTGAACGGCCTAATTTggttactccgtacactaGAAGTATAACATGATCGGACAGGATACTGTGCAACACATTGGACTTCCCTAGACATCAGTTCAGTgcaaagagaagaagaactgagagaaaggaaaacgCGGCTCGCAATAGCTATCTACGGTTCTTATCGGTTGGTCAGAGATATTAGTTGTCTGACGTTCATCCGAGGGAACTGATAAGACATGTCAACGGGTTTCGAGTCATTTATATTGATTTGATgtcagatgatgaagatattgGCCCTCTCCCAGTTGATCAACAACACCTACCGTATTTGGCGCGTCGACGTATGAATTTTAGGATCTTGTTTGCTTTTGTCGATCTGTCACACTCAAGAATTGACCCTGATGATCTCTGGTGTACAGAGTATTGGCTATTACAGCGAAATCCCGGCGCCAACCGCATCGACAATGGATATTTTCATTATCGCTAagagtattattattagcgTAGCACAGAACTCTGGTTTGCCCTCGAAGTGGAGTGAGTGATGTTGACCGTTGAAACCCACTCACTCATTGGTCTATGCTTCCGCTTATCGTCCGTTTGTTCTCTAGTGGAATGATCTAGTGAGAAACTAGTTGAAGTTTGATAACAAGTTTGAGAACAAGCCATGGCATTGTTTTCTGCATTGTGTTTCATGTCCCTGCGTAGAAAGAACCAAAAGGATAAGCTGGGACAAGCAGGAAAAAGACAGGCTTGAGATACTCCTCCTGTCACATCATATCCATTCCCTAGTCTGGCATACTTTGTTCAGTTTCGCCATACTTTCGTCTTAACTCATCATGCACAAAACAACTTGGTATGAATTAAGCAGATCACTCAACCTACAGTTCATTCCCCTCTCCCCTTTCCACTCCTGCTACCCCTCAACGCCCGCAACCCGTTGCGACTCCGCGTCCGACCTCGCTGTTCCTCCCCAGCCCGCCGGCTCCTCCAGGCCTTCCGGAAATGCGCCTGCTCATCCCCAGACTGCTTCGCACGGTGACCGAGGAACTCCTCGtgcgcttctttctcttccaggagGATCTTAATCTGGTCATGAAAACCCGGTGAAATCATCACCGACCCGTTAGTCATCTGCACCATGCCTTGAGCTTGTTGGCCAAGAAGtaaacaaaaagaaaaaaaagggaagatGGCTGTTTACGACAGTATCAGACGTCAATTGGTAACCCACATATTCCAACCACAGCTCCTGCTCCGAACTCCACGCCTTCTGACACCGCGCCAGCTCGTGCTGCGCGATTGCGAGTTCGCGCTCCTGCGACGAGGACCACCGCGAGCGGTTGTGCGCGATGCTCTTGAAGCTAACGATGCGGACGAGGCGTTTCCGGTTACCGTTATGGGGATGGTTACTGCTGCTACCTGCGActgcgtctgcgtctgcgtctgcgtctgcggGTTTCGCCCTCACCGCCAGATCAGGGATGAAAACGCTTGAAGTGTCGGTGTCGGTGTCGGTGTTCgtgtcgctgtcgctgtcgctgtcggAGAAAGTATCCTTGTTGTAGGCGTCCATTCCCATCTCTTTGCAGAGCGGCCTGAGTCCGTGATCCGAGCAATCGATGTCGGGTAAAGTGAGGGAGGGTACAGCGGGATGGCTGTGATCGACTGCTTTCCCCTTTTGATGGAATGAGCGCTCTGCTTTCTTGAGCAGGGACGTCAGGCGAAAGGCGCATTTGACAGTGTGGCCCATGCCCATCTTGGTAGCCATATGGATTGAATGTGCAATGGAAAAGGAATGAGCGAGGTGAGATGTCAGTGATTGACTAGGTAATCCCCGGAGTGACAACTATGTGCTTACCTCTCTCTATTTATACCCATACTaatctctttctctcccaGGATGATCTGGAACACCAAAATAGAATACTACTGCGAATCGTCGTTGATAACCATAATCGCTATACCTCAGCCATTGAAAGGCCCTCACTCATCCTATACTGCACACCAAGTCACATCCAAAACAAGTTCAGGCCTCACACTGACGCACTGCATCACCCACCTACAATAGGCTAGCCAGTTCTCACCGTGCTCTGTTTGGCTGCTCTCCCCAGACCTGCAGCCTGGTCGGAACCCCATGCGACGGCTCACCAATCCCGAGTAGCACAATCTCGTCGCGTCAGTCTAGATCTCTACAGTCACCGTGCTTTACTCTCTTACGCCCCAGGCCAGCTCAGGTCCGGGCGCTGCATAGCGTGGCACGCTCACAGCAACGGATTCGCCGCTCAAACAAGGAACAGGTCGCCATACATGCTCCCCGTCCCCATTTAAACCGACACCAGAAGCATCATCGAAGTTGCCAGAATTTCTTTTCAGGTACAATCCAAGAGACCAACTCCATAACCCTTGGCCCACCTGAGCAATTCTACCACGTATAACACCACCAGGAAGAGACGCCCTGCCAACCAGAACAGAAACAGGTAGGTTCTGAGTTGCCCAACAAGAcaatggaaaagaagcaaaagaaagcTAGAAAGACAAGTCGAGTCATATACACATCGTGTCCAATGATATCGTGCAATAAAACGAGACACCGAACATATTGGCAAAGAAGACCCACCACTGTACTCCACGGGCAGCTGACTTTGTCAATGCCCAATCAAGTCCAATCTGTACTGAAAAACCAAACAAGAGGGGAATAGTACGTCAATCAAAGTGAGATATCACAATgacaaagcaaaagaaaagccaTGCTTGGAAACCCGACTGGCGACGTGTTCAGTCATTGGTCCACCGGATCCGTAATAGTCC contains the following coding sequences:
- the gel6 gene encoding putative 1,3-beta-glucanosyltransferase; its protein translation is MLRSSLTLTAVSLLLGGFSPVAVEAVRTISAVGSRFFYEDGTQYFLKGIAYQLVPDDPLINTEQCTRDVKLMAELGANAIRVYHVDPHANHDGCMKVLADAGIYLFVDLDTFDTQIEQTDPHWNETQYDRFKQVLDEFQKYENTAGVFVGNEVLTTKEGSAAAPYVLAAARDIKAYRDAQNYRNIPVGYSAADIAELRPMLQNFLACAENPSDRLDFFALNAYEWCGDSGYVQSGYRELQRNASGYPIPIFFSETGCNAARPRTFDDQAAIFGEHMSDTWSGSMVYEWIQEVNDYGLVSYGPPAPNAPPTDTLVYDGFTRKGVPTPVSPDFHNLKTQWATLSPTGVALSDYVQSTSTISPPECPAYTSGAWEVDPSSPLPTLGQTQTNSGPTYQVTNVSGSGNLPVLSATATRSTSSTPTQVLHSGAASPLSLPRIVGSKYIASASVSVGFVIGMVAVFL
- a CDS encoding protein kinase domain-containing protein, with the translated sequence MSVTTSLWWPEDRIQATLCPEYVFGHLPSDLLPRLVAPLPWGEGLTSETYLDWILHKAGRLFLILVDIGIPERIFSLVDESFDDADLPIAAHSVERLKLSLDDKNPTLDAKFFHAQWRFLVRGIKQGDHIKYTENEGVPVELIRNEAALAREGIEKVVLAGAVCQVYLRTQVTVGGAPHFFEEQEVLDEIRSLRRLSHDHVFSIYASYFVDDTMCILFSGTYDRSLMSFLTDVPQPFKRLPKNRRREILINWPHCLVDGLAWLHAHNQVHGAIRPSNVLIDSEYRIFLGQFEALDTLLPPAKIDDVESYQYGAPERWVRAVTVQDTGPTRTVLPSGGRTGRRQPSSRPGRLTLFSRGPGSDDAVDHSLSSRAESVTSHGTAIRIGGLPDSPTRFSFALSSSSSGSSGSARKRVVTPVKRPILYTPSITSSNSSGSSSSSSSTVLDPARLPGTRSKTAVVQTWQSRQTDPEASDIFSLGAVTLDIFTHLCKRKITAFAHHRGAKNRTAGRGGGVADCSFHLDRNIGQVSSWIALLEHDARKRKDPVFRAVEPMLAVVRSMLDKDPGNRPSATRVESRFGAILRQIEESVALHCTSKLYIHAAEASKTQIIPQHELSESETTAPTPTHPKLTITPCPSEPAEQRTDSPHHSTLPPDVSRHPSPSPSVASYAGYVDWTDTYTYSDDDSDQESSEYTPSSSSLRLPWPMRPDGPLRPAPSQDSVLGYGIAITD